In a genomic window of Arachnia rubra:
- a CDS encoding glycosyltransferase family 4 protein, translated as MRILYIDHYAGSPTLGMEYRCHAMATQWARLGAETVLLAGTYSHLRKKNFPDAEPLKPMEIDGVEFRFIRTRTYDGNGIGRVLSMVDFAGRGWLAARRIAREVRPDAVIASSTYPFDTYLAQRIAKASGALLVHEIHDLWPLTPIELGGHSPRHPLMWAMAQAEKSAYRNSDAIVSILPNAEPHVRSLGIITPVIPIPNGIESDAPHEPAPESFASQVEDLHERGRAVIGYAGGMTNANAMDDFVSAMALIRDEPVTALLLGDGLYRTDLEKQARDSGAHVIFAGSIPKSQVHEALKLCDALYIGSKTSPLYTFGVSANKIFDYMATGVPIINAFASEHSPMVYAGSTIRARGEDPADIARAIRQAVALPAEERTRLGELSVAWVREHHAMPVLARQFLDVLGGRF; from the coding sequence ATGCGCATCCTCTACATCGACCACTACGCCGGATCCCCGACCCTGGGGATGGAGTACCGCTGCCACGCGATGGCGACGCAGTGGGCCAGGCTGGGCGCTGAAACCGTCCTGCTGGCGGGCACCTACAGCCACCTGCGGAAGAAGAACTTCCCGGACGCCGAACCCCTCAAGCCCATGGAGATCGATGGGGTCGAGTTCCGCTTCATCCGGACCCGCACCTACGACGGCAACGGCATCGGCCGGGTGCTGAGCATGGTGGACTTCGCGGGCCGCGGCTGGCTGGCCGCCCGGCGGATCGCCCGCGAGGTCCGGCCCGACGCCGTCATCGCGTCCTCCACCTACCCCTTCGACACCTACCTGGCGCAGCGGATCGCGAAGGCGTCGGGAGCGCTGCTGGTCCACGAGATCCACGACCTGTGGCCGCTGACCCCCATCGAACTCGGCGGCCATTCGCCGAGGCATCCGCTGATGTGGGCGATGGCGCAGGCGGAGAAGTCGGCCTACCGCAACAGCGACGCCATCGTGTCGATCCTGCCCAACGCCGAGCCCCACGTCCGGTCGCTGGGGATCATCACCCCCGTGATCCCGATTCCCAACGGCATCGAGAGCGACGCCCCCCACGAGCCCGCGCCTGAGTCCTTCGCGTCGCAGGTCGAGGACCTCCACGAGCGTGGGCGCGCGGTCATCGGCTACGCGGGCGGCATGACCAACGCCAACGCCATGGACGATTTCGTCTCCGCGATGGCCCTGATCCGCGACGAACCCGTCACCGCGCTGCTGCTCGGCGACGGCCTGTACCGGACCGACCTGGAGAAGCAGGCCAGGGACTCCGGGGCGCACGTGATCTTCGCGGGCAGCATTCCCAAGTCGCAGGTGCACGAGGCGCTGAAGCTGTGCGATGCCCTCTACATCGGATCGAAAACCAGCCCCTTGTACACCTTCGGGGTCTCGGCCAACAAGATCTTCGACTACATGGCCACCGGGGTCCCGATCATCAACGCCTTCGCGTCCGAGCACTCACCCATGGTCTACGCGGGCTCCACCATCCGCGCCCGTGGTGAGGACCCCGCCGACATCGCCCGCGCCATCAGGCAGGCCGTCGCCCTGCCCGCGGAGGAGAGAACCAGGCTGGGGGAGCTGTCCGTGGCCTGGGTGCGTGAACACCACGCGATGCCCGTGCTGGCCAGGCAGTTCCTGGACGTGCTGGGCGGGCGGTTCTGA
- a CDS encoding glycosyltransferase: protein MSLALHLYQSPMDNESRLMRMARSLVAADLGVQVRLVGLQVDERSGLQPVEPGIVIDRVGSPTPKHDTLVSRFQKVGGWFQEVYRGYRDADIAVVSAHAVWALPLAWALAKRAKAPLVYNPHELETRTPTMTGVKKTLAEQVEARFIRRCQVVTAVNDEIADWYAGHYRIARPLVVVNYPAKVTRGRPARDLRGELGLRDDEVLFVHTGHLTEGRNIPLILEEFAAGARHHVLFVGAGDMQSLVDEAAARSPFIHRMDPVPPDEVVSVVAGADMSLALIETLSQSYAWGSPNKLFEALAAGVPVLASDVPEVRRRLGPLAGDLVLTSPKDQLGAFLARLDRPAALSYRKQLAPLPTWEEGIGPMVEAYQRLLA, encoded by the coding sequence GTGAGTCTCGCCCTGCATCTCTACCAGTCGCCCATGGACAACGAGTCCAGGCTGATGCGGATGGCGCGCAGCCTGGTGGCAGCGGACCTCGGCGTTCAGGTCCGGCTGGTGGGCTTGCAGGTGGATGAACGTTCTGGTCTGCAACCGGTAGAACCCGGCATCGTGATCGACCGGGTCGGAAGCCCCACCCCGAAACACGACACCCTCGTGAGCCGGTTCCAGAAGGTCGGGGGCTGGTTCCAGGAGGTTTACCGGGGCTACCGCGACGCCGACATCGCCGTCGTCAGTGCGCACGCCGTCTGGGCGCTGCCCCTGGCGTGGGCGCTCGCAAAACGTGCGAAGGCCCCGCTGGTCTACAACCCCCACGAACTCGAGACCCGCACCCCCACCATGACCGGGGTGAAGAAGACCCTCGCCGAGCAGGTGGAGGCCCGTTTCATCCGTCGCTGCCAGGTGGTGACCGCCGTCAACGACGAGATCGCCGACTGGTACGCCGGCCACTACCGGATCGCGCGGCCGCTGGTGGTGGTCAACTATCCGGCAAAGGTGACTCGTGGGCGCCCCGCCCGTGACCTGCGGGGCGAACTGGGGTTGCGTGACGACGAGGTGTTGTTCGTGCACACCGGTCACCTGACCGAGGGACGGAACATTCCGCTCATTCTTGAGGAGTTCGCGGCAGGGGCCAGGCATCACGTCCTGTTCGTGGGGGCGGGGGACATGCAGTCCCTGGTTGATGAGGCTGCGGCGCGGTCGCCGTTCATTCACCGCATGGATCCGGTGCCACCCGATGAGGTGGTTTCGGTGGTGGCGGGCGCTGACATGTCGCTCGCGTTGATCGAGACTCTGTCACAGTCCTATGCATGGGGTTCGCCCAACAAGCTGTTCGAGGCTCTCGCTGCGGGAGTTCCGGTCCTGGCCTCCGACGTTCCCGAGGTGCGCCGCCGCCTGGGGCCTCTCGCCGGGGACCTGGTGCTCACCTCGCCCAAAGACCAGCTGGGAGCCTTCCTGGCGCGGCTGGACCGTCCGGCGGCACTGTCCTACCGGAAGCAACTCGCCCCGCTGCCCACCTGGGAGGAGGGTATCGGCCCCATGGTTGAGGCCTACCAGCGCCTCCTCGCTTGA
- a CDS encoding transglycosylase domain-containing protein, with the protein MKTREPKSKAYSIGMFLAISVLCGILMSGLALPLVALVGGFTKTAADSMQYLPAEFQTPPQSERSRILMSDGSELATFFEENRTYVSLEQISPLMQKAQIAIEDHRFYEHGAIDIQGLGRAIVRTLSGSTQGASTLTQQYVKLVQVETARDRGDEAGVQAAQAVSIERKIREMRYAMAVEERFSKNEILERYLNIAYYGDGAYGVEAAAHHYWGISAKDLSLAQAAMLAGIVQNPVAYNPVKFPEKAIERRNQVLRRMASAEVGAVTKEEADAAIQEGFDASNVQATPNGCTASQFPVLCDYVVRTLVSDQMASLGSTTEERTNRLKRGGLTINTLIDPKAQQAAEDAVAKTVGPTDPVWGGSVLIQPSSGLIVAMAQSRTKLGSGEGETWQNVNVSTQYGGIEGFQAGSTFKPFVMAAALKDGVGTNTTFNSPKQMQVKGMKFKNCEGTFTSGSWDPKNYDGDYGTIDMLKAAQKSVNTYFIQLEAKVGICASIDMAQQLGVKLADGTDMRSMASYPSWVLGTSYVTPLSMAEAYATFANRGTHCNPIILESVQAKDGNKIEVPSADCKQVLDPEVADGVNYVLSTVMTQGTGQPAQLADRRPTAGKTGTTDDAMSVWFAGYTPDMAGISFIAVDNINSYYENHRKSLDGQRMSTGRVLRGSGGEDAGTIWRTAMGAALQGKPATEFGAPSQRVREGDKVQVPNVTGMEYDQAKQTLEDAGFTTADQPVYSASPAGTYLKKISPSGTAPKSSTIYMYVSQGPQPTTPPTVVPPSAAPSDPGAQPPAPAPTDGER; encoded by the coding sequence ATGAAGACGCGGGAGCCGAAGAGCAAGGCCTACTCGATTGGGATGTTCCTGGCCATCAGTGTGCTGTGCGGGATACTTATGTCCGGGCTGGCCTTGCCGCTGGTCGCCCTCGTCGGAGGCTTCACAAAGACGGCCGCCGACTCGATGCAGTACCTGCCGGCCGAGTTCCAGACCCCACCGCAGTCGGAACGCTCCCGCATCTTGATGTCCGACGGGTCGGAGTTGGCGACCTTCTTCGAGGAGAACCGCACCTATGTCTCCCTTGAGCAGATCTCCCCGCTGATGCAGAAGGCGCAGATCGCCATCGAGGATCACCGCTTCTACGAGCACGGCGCCATCGACATCCAGGGCCTCGGACGTGCGATCGTGCGCACCCTGTCGGGCTCCACCCAGGGCGCCTCCACCTTGACGCAGCAGTACGTGAAGCTGGTCCAGGTCGAGACGGCCAGGGACCGCGGGGACGAGGCGGGCGTGCAGGCAGCGCAGGCGGTCAGCATCGAGCGAAAGATCCGCGAGATGCGCTATGCCATGGCGGTCGAGGAACGGTTCAGCAAGAACGAGATCCTGGAGCGCTACCTGAACATCGCCTACTACGGCGACGGCGCCTACGGGGTGGAGGCCGCCGCGCACCACTACTGGGGCATCAGCGCCAAGGACCTGAGCCTCGCCCAGGCCGCGATGCTGGCGGGCATCGTCCAGAACCCCGTCGCCTATAACCCGGTGAAGTTCCCCGAGAAGGCCATCGAGCGCCGCAACCAGGTGCTGCGGCGGATGGCCTCCGCCGAGGTGGGCGCGGTCACGAAGGAGGAGGCCGACGCCGCCATCCAGGAGGGCTTCGACGCCTCCAACGTGCAGGCCACCCCGAACGGTTGCACCGCCTCCCAGTTCCCGGTCCTCTGCGACTACGTGGTGCGCACCCTGGTCTCCGACCAGATGGCATCGCTGGGGTCCACCACCGAGGAGCGAACGAACCGGCTGAAGCGCGGCGGCCTGACCATCAACACCCTCATCGACCCAAAGGCGCAGCAGGCCGCGGAGGACGCGGTCGCGAAGACCGTCGGCCCCACCGACCCGGTCTGGGGTGGTTCGGTGCTGATTCAGCCGAGCAGCGGGCTGATCGTCGCCATGGCGCAGAGCCGCACCAAGCTGGGCAGCGGCGAGGGCGAGACCTGGCAGAACGTCAACGTGTCCACGCAGTACGGCGGCATCGAGGGCTTCCAGGCTGGCTCGACGTTCAAGCCGTTCGTGATGGCGGCTGCCCTGAAGGACGGGGTGGGGACGAACACCACCTTCAACTCCCCGAAGCAGATGCAAGTCAAGGGGATGAAGTTCAAGAACTGTGAGGGCACGTTCACGTCAGGCTCGTGGGATCCGAAGAACTACGACGGGGACTACGGCACCATCGACATGCTGAAGGCAGCCCAGAAATCGGTGAACACCTATTTCATCCAGCTGGAGGCCAAGGTGGGCATCTGCGCCTCCATCGACATGGCCCAGCAGCTCGGGGTGAAGCTCGCTGACGGGACCGACATGCGCAGCATGGCGAGCTACCCATCGTGGGTGCTGGGCACCTCCTACGTGACGCCGCTGTCGATGGCCGAGGCCTATGCCACCTTCGCGAACCGCGGCACGCACTGCAACCCGATCATCCTTGAGAGCGTCCAGGCCAAGGACGGCAACAAGATCGAGGTGCCGTCGGCCGACTGCAAGCAGGTGCTCGACCCCGAGGTAGCCGACGGCGTCAACTACGTCCTGTCGACGGTGATGACCCAGGGGACCGGCCAGCCGGCGCAGCTGGCGGACCGCAGGCCCACGGCGGGCAAGACCGGCACCACCGACGACGCCATGTCGGTGTGGTTCGCCGGGTACACCCCCGACATGGCGGGCATCTCCTTCATCGCCGTCGACAACATCAACTCGTACTATGAGAACCACAGGAAGAGCCTGGACGGGCAGCGGATGTCGACCGGCAGAGTCCTGCGGGGTTCAGGCGGCGAGGACGCGGGCACCATCTGGCGCACCGCGATGGGCGCCGCGCTCCAGGGTAAACCGGCAACGGAATTCGGCGCCCCGAGCCAGCGGGTGCGGGAAGGCGACAAGGTGCAGGTGCCCAACGTCACGGGCATGGAGTATGACCAGGCGAAGCAGACCCTGGAGGATGCCGGCTTCACCACCGCCGACCAGCCGGTCTACAGCGCCTCCCCGGCGGGGACCTACCTGAAGAAGATCAGCCCGTCGGGGACTGCGCCGAAATCCTCGACCATCTACATGTACGTCTCCCAGGGTCCGCAGCCGACGACCCCGCCAACGGTCGTGCCGCCGAGCGCGGCCCCGTCCGATCCAGGAGCCCAGCCGCCCGCCCCAGCTCCCACGGATGGTGAACGTTGA
- the hisH gene encoding imidazole glycerol phosphate synthase subunit HisH: MTQAAAIGVVNHGVGNLGSVMNMLRYINAVPVLVSTPEEVAAQHHLILPGVGSYDAGIAGLRESGMADAVLDHAAAGKPLLGICLGMQMLLEGSSEGELPGLGLIPGRCEAFADHVTNRRIPHMGWRDVHSVENGGFALPDPGRFYFAHSYFAPLDEGGITWARATYGVGFSAVVGRDSVVGMQFHPEKSHRFGMAVLTEFAGWRA, translated from the coding sequence ATGACGCAGGCCGCTGCCATCGGTGTGGTCAATCACGGTGTGGGAAACCTAGGGTCCGTGATGAACATGTTGCGTTACATCAACGCCGTCCCGGTGTTGGTCTCCACCCCCGAGGAGGTGGCGGCTCAGCACCACCTGATCCTTCCCGGGGTCGGCTCCTACGACGCGGGAATCGCCGGTTTGCGGGAATCCGGGATGGCCGACGCGGTCCTGGACCATGCGGCCGCCGGGAAACCCCTCCTGGGAATCTGCCTCGGGATGCAGATGCTGCTGGAGGGCAGTTCCGAGGGCGAACTCCCCGGCCTGGGTCTGATACCGGGACGTTGCGAGGCGTTCGCGGATCACGTGACCAACCGGCGTATCCCGCACATGGGATGGAGGGACGTCCATTCCGTCGAGAACGGCGGTTTCGCCCTTCCCGATCCGGGACGCTTCTACTTCGCCCACTCCTACTTCGCGCCCTTGGACGAAGGCGGGATCACCTGGGCCCGCGCGACCTACGGGGTGGGCTTCAGCGCGGTCGTGGGCCGGGACTCCGTGGTGGGAATGCAGTTCCACCCCGAGAAGTCCCACCGTTTCGGCATGGCGGTGCTGACCGAATTTGCAGGATGGCGAGCATGA
- a CDS encoding sodium-dependent transporter, which yields MEKRAPKQESFNSRNYFILAAIGSAVGLGNIWRFPYVAYSNGGGAFILPYLIALLSAGIPLLFFDYAIGHRYRGSAPLALRRLGKWTETLGWWQVMVCFVIALYYAAVVAWAGMYTIFSFTQAWGSDPKTFLMQDFLHVAETPGVGFDFVPSLVIPMVVVWAVTLITIALGVNKGLAMANTVFMPLLVVMFLILVVQSLFLPGAADGLNALFTPDWGALGNLGVWAAAFGQIFFSLSVGFGIMTTYASYLKRRTDLTGSGLVVGFANSGFELLAGIGVFAALGFMAQASGLGVNEVVDKGLTLAFVAFPTIISQAPLGPLMGVLFFGSLTVAGITSLLSIVEVLASAVRDKLGIPKVRATLAIGIPLAIISTALLSTTTALYFLDITDEFVNKFGILAVAFACVIAVAWIVRKLPVLSRHLDRFSSFRTGKAWVVFIGAIVPVALGSMLVTEFLDKIGKPYENYPLSLLAVFGWGMAAVLIVAAVVLTLIPWRRSITTDFDEHDNEHEVSE from the coding sequence ATGGAAAAGCGTGCGCCCAAGCAGGAGAGCTTCAACTCCCGCAACTATTTCATCCTGGCGGCCATCGGGTCGGCCGTGGGGCTGGGCAACATCTGGCGCTTCCCCTACGTGGCCTATTCGAATGGCGGCGGGGCCTTCATCCTGCCCTACCTGATAGCGCTGCTCAGCGCGGGCATCCCGCTGCTGTTCTTCGACTACGCCATCGGGCATCGCTACCGCGGCTCGGCTCCGCTGGCGCTGCGGCGGCTCGGGAAATGGACGGAGACACTCGGCTGGTGGCAGGTGATGGTGTGCTTCGTCATCGCCCTCTACTACGCGGCGGTCGTGGCGTGGGCCGGGATGTACACCATCTTCAGCTTCACCCAGGCCTGGGGCAGCGACCCGAAGACCTTCCTGATGCAGGACTTCCTGCACGTGGCCGAGACCCCGGGCGTCGGCTTCGACTTCGTGCCCTCGCTGGTCATCCCCATGGTCGTGGTGTGGGCGGTGACGCTGATCACCATCGCGCTGGGCGTCAACAAAGGACTGGCCATGGCCAACACCGTCTTCATGCCGCTGCTGGTGGTCATGTTCCTGATCCTGGTGGTGCAGTCGCTGTTCCTGCCCGGCGCAGCCGATGGGCTGAACGCCCTGTTCACCCCCGACTGGGGCGCCCTGGGCAACCTAGGGGTGTGGGCTGCGGCCTTCGGGCAGATCTTCTTCTCCCTGTCGGTCGGTTTCGGCATCATGACCACCTACGCCTCCTACCTGAAGCGCCGCACCGACCTGACCGGCTCCGGGCTGGTCGTCGGCTTCGCGAACTCCGGTTTCGAGCTACTGGCCGGCATCGGCGTCTTCGCGGCTCTCGGGTTCATGGCCCAGGCCTCGGGCCTGGGGGTCAATGAGGTCGTCGACAAGGGCCTGACCCTGGCTTTCGTCGCCTTCCCGACGATCATCTCTCAGGCACCCCTCGGACCGCTGATGGGCGTGCTGTTCTTCGGCTCGCTGACGGTGGCGGGCATCACGTCGCTGCTGAGCATCGTCGAGGTCCTCGCCTCCGCGGTGCGCGACAAGCTGGGCATCCCCAAGGTCCGGGCGACGCTAGCCATTGGCATTCCGCTGGCAATCATCTCGACCGCTCTGCTGTCCACCACCACGGCGCTGTACTTCCTGGACATCACCGACGAGTTCGTGAACAAGTTCGGCATCCTGGCGGTCGCTTTCGCCTGCGTGATCGCGGTGGCGTGGATCGTGCGCAAACTCCCGGTGCTGAGCCGTCACCTCGACCGGTTCTCCAGCTTCCGGACGGGTAAGGCGTGGGTGGTCTTCATCGGGGCTATCGTGCCCGTGGCGCTGGGGTCCATGCTGGTCACCGAGTTCCTCGACAAGATCGGCAAGCCCTACGAGAACTACCCGCTGTCGCTGCTGGCAGTCTTCGGCTGGGGCATGGCCGCGGTGCTGATCGTCGCGGCCGTGGTCCTCACCCTGATCCCCTGGCGGCGCAGCATCACAACCGACTTCGACGAGCACGACAACGAGCACGAGGTGTCCGAATGA
- a CDS encoding polysaccharide biosynthesis protein encodes MTTRTGLLRAGLALWDGASWCVAAMALVFARYTFTLARPETQFVIQYAVAAVVLQVVVGLLTRLYRGRHVIASFEESALLALITLGIGLVLGVFSVFFAPSGYPRVVTFTVPLAALVLMAAGRFLFRTVSRSAQRHEDGEPVLVYGAGNAGQQLGRLLAYDPDAPYEIVGYIDDDPAKSNLHIQGAKVLGNREQIVAIARQHGVEKLIVAIPTADRTFMREISELADGAGLETLVMPSTKDLVSGRVGLGDLHQLNVTDLLGRAQIKTNLGEIADYLSGKVVLVTGAGGSIGSELARQVHRFGPKELVMLDRDESGLHGTQLSIYNQGLLDTPNMVLCDIRDVEALDKVFADHRPDVVFHAAALKHLPMLEQYPLEGWKTNTVGTLNVLQAAEKYGVQRLVNVSTDKAADATSVLGKTKRLAEELTAFYAGKTGRNWLSVRFGNVLGSRGSMLHTFTRQIEQGGPVTVTHPEITRYFMTIPEACELTIQAGAIGEPADVLVLDMGEPVRILDVAKDLIKRSGKDVRIIFTGLRPNEKMHEVLFSDDESRTPTSHEMISRVSVPALDPVLLATVDGSDPESLTKLTHQRNAEEAARLAEELAHSGLDGINLERPES; translated from the coding sequence ATGACCACCCGAACCGGTCTCCTCCGAGCCGGACTGGCCTTGTGGGACGGAGCGAGCTGGTGCGTCGCCGCGATGGCTCTTGTCTTCGCGCGCTACACCTTCACGCTGGCCCGGCCGGAGACGCAGTTCGTCATCCAGTACGCCGTCGCGGCCGTCGTCCTGCAGGTTGTCGTCGGCCTGCTGACGAGGCTCTACCGTGGCCGTCACGTCATCGCTTCGTTCGAGGAGTCGGCCCTCCTGGCCCTGATCACCCTCGGGATCGGGCTGGTGCTCGGTGTCTTCTCGGTCTTCTTCGCCCCCTCGGGCTATCCGCGGGTGGTCACCTTCACCGTGCCCCTGGCGGCGCTGGTGTTGATGGCTGCGGGCCGGTTCTTGTTCCGCACCGTCAGCCGCTCCGCCCAGCGTCACGAGGACGGCGAGCCGGTCCTCGTCTACGGCGCGGGCAACGCGGGCCAGCAGCTCGGACGTCTCCTGGCCTACGACCCCGACGCCCCGTACGAGATCGTCGGCTACATCGACGACGACCCGGCCAAGAGCAATCTGCACATCCAGGGCGCCAAGGTCCTCGGCAACCGGGAGCAGATCGTCGCCATCGCGCGCCAGCACGGCGTTGAGAAGCTCATCGTCGCCATCCCGACCGCGGACCGCACGTTCATGCGTGAGATCTCCGAGCTCGCCGACGGGGCCGGCCTGGAGACCCTCGTGATGCCGTCCACCAAGGACCTCGTCTCGGGACGCGTGGGCCTGGGCGACCTGCACCAGCTGAACGTCACCGACCTGCTGGGCCGCGCCCAGATCAAGACCAACCTCGGGGAGATCGCCGACTACCTGTCCGGCAAGGTGGTGCTCGTGACCGGGGCCGGCGGCTCCATCGGCTCCGAGCTGGCCCGCCAGGTGCACCGCTTCGGGCCCAAGGAGCTCGTCATGCTGGACCGCGACGAGTCCGGGCTGCACGGCACCCAGCTATCCATCTATAACCAGGGGTTGCTCGACACCCCCAACATGGTGCTCTGCGACATCCGCGACGTCGAGGCCCTCGACAAGGTCTTCGCCGACCACCGCCCCGACGTGGTGTTCCACGCCGCCGCCCTCAAGCACCTCCCGATGCTGGAGCAGTACCCCCTCGAAGGCTGGAAGACCAACACCGTCGGCACCCTCAACGTGCTGCAGGCCGCCGAGAAGTATGGCGTCCAGCGCCTGGTGAACGTGTCCACCGACAAGGCCGCCGACGCCACGTCGGTGCTGGGCAAGACCAAGCGCCTCGCCGAGGAGCTGACGGCCTTCTACGCCGGCAAGACCGGCCGCAACTGGTTGTCGGTGCGGTTCGGCAACGTGCTCGGCTCGCGCGGCTCGATGCTGCACACCTTCACCCGTCAGATCGAGCAGGGCGGTCCCGTCACGGTCACCCACCCCGAGATCACGCGCTACTTCATGACCATCCCCGAGGCGTGCGAGCTGACCATCCAGGCCGGCGCCATCGGCGAGCCCGCCGACGTCCTGGTCCTGGACATGGGCGAGCCGGTGCGGATCCTGGACGTCGCCAAGGACCTCATCAAGCGCTCCGGCAAGGACGTAAGGATCATCTTCACGGGCCTGCGCCCCAACGAGAAGATGCACGAGGTGCTGTTCAGCGACGACGAGTCCCGCACCCCGACCTCGCACGAGATGATCAGCCGGGTCAGCGTCCCCGCCCTCGACCCGGTGCTCCTGGCGACCGTCGACGGCTCCGACCCCGAGTCGCTGACCAAGCTGACCCACCAGCGCAACGCCGAGGAGGCCGCGCGGCTGGCGGAGGAACTGGCCCACTCCGGCCTCGACGGAATCAACCTGGAACGTCCCGAGTCCTGA
- a CDS encoding N-acetyl sugar amidotransferase, producing the protein MLPSRVFTGADGEAKLSAIVKEIKEAGAKKRYDCLIGLSGGVDSTSVAVKVKELGLRPLAFHVDNGWNTELAVSNVEKTVKALDLDLVTEVLDLRQFYDLQRAFLLASTPDADVPADHAIQACMWKFARKYGVKYIISGMNFRTEAISVPSWSYGHSDWRYIKAVHDKFGREKLTTYPHFGFTELGYTNTVARVRIVSILNYFEYNKAAAVKQMQEQLDWRPYPGKHFESIFTRFFQGYILPVKFNIDKRRGHLSDLINSGQITREQALEEIEHNDYTEDLIRRDREFFCKKLNFTDREFDDLMAAPVKSFRDYKNSYGFVQFLRNGVNVLRKRGWYPK; encoded by the coding sequence CTGCTTCCCAGCAGGGTCTTCACGGGAGCCGACGGTGAGGCGAAACTGTCCGCCATCGTCAAGGAGATCAAGGAGGCCGGCGCGAAGAAGCGCTACGACTGCCTGATCGGCCTGTCCGGCGGCGTCGATTCCACGTCGGTTGCGGTCAAGGTCAAGGAGCTGGGGCTGCGACCTCTCGCGTTCCACGTCGACAACGGCTGGAACACGGAACTGGCCGTCAGCAACGTCGAGAAGACGGTCAAGGCCCTCGACCTCGACCTGGTCACCGAGGTCCTCGACCTGCGCCAGTTCTACGACCTCCAGCGCGCCTTCCTGCTGGCCTCCACCCCCGACGCGGACGTGCCCGCCGACCACGCCATCCAGGCGTGCATGTGGAAGTTCGCGCGCAAGTACGGCGTCAAGTACATCATCTCCGGCATGAACTTCCGCACCGAGGCGATCAGCGTCCCGTCGTGGTCCTACGGGCACTCCGACTGGCGCTACATCAAGGCCGTCCACGACAAGTTCGGGCGCGAGAAACTCACCACCTACCCGCACTTCGGGTTCACGGAGCTGGGCTACACCAACACGGTGGCGCGCGTGCGGATCGTCAGTATCCTGAACTACTTCGAGTACAACAAGGCCGCCGCGGTCAAACAGATGCAGGAGCAGCTGGACTGGCGTCCCTACCCGGGCAAGCACTTCGAGTCGATCTTCACCCGCTTCTTCCAAGGCTACATACTCCCCGTGAAGTTCAACATCGACAAGCGCCGCGGGCACCTGTCGGACCTGATCAACTCCGGCCAGATCACCCGCGAACAGGCCCTCGAGGAGATCGAGCACAACGACTACACCGAGGACCTGATCCGCCGCGACCGGGAGTTCTTCTGCAAGAAGCTGAACTTCACGGATCGCGAGTTCGACGACTTGATGGCCGCGCCCGTGAAGTCGTTCCGCGACTACAAGAATTCCTATGGTTTCGTGCAATTCCTGCGAAACGGCGTCAACGTGCTCCGCAAGAGAGGTTGGTATCCGAAGTGA
- a CDS encoding HisA/HisF-related TIM barrel protein: MRARVIATMQLLDGFVVKTRGYGRTTYIGDPINTVKIFNDKGIDELVIVDISARRGKPVVTPAQIEDIATEAFMPLAYGGGVKTYSQVRDILSAGVEKVIFGSGLLDAQDTVATAAQNYGRQAVVGAIDVGVDDQQRFRPFPGGGGRPLDLEPAEWARQACELGAGELIVTDMAREGEMGGYNLDLVRCVADAVPVPVIAHGGAGRVEHFAAALDAGAAAVAAGSMFTFYGPHRAVLITYPTEQELDAVLPQIND; encoded by the coding sequence ATGAGAGCACGAGTGATAGCCACGATGCAGCTGCTGGACGGCTTCGTCGTGAAGACCCGGGGATACGGGAGGACGACCTACATCGGCGATCCGATCAACACGGTCAAGATCTTCAACGACAAGGGCATCGACGAGCTGGTGATCGTCGACATCTCCGCCCGGCGCGGAAAACCGGTGGTGACTCCCGCCCAGATCGAGGACATCGCCACCGAGGCCTTCATGCCCCTCGCCTACGGCGGCGGCGTCAAGACCTACTCCCAGGTGCGCGACATCCTCTCCGCGGGAGTCGAGAAGGTCATCTTCGGTTCCGGTCTGCTCGACGCGCAGGACACCGTCGCGACGGCCGCGCAGAACTACGGCAGGCAGGCCGTGGTCGGCGCCATCGACGTCGGCGTCGACGACCAGCAGCGGTTCCGCCCCTTCCCGGGCGGCGGGGGACGGCCCCTCGACCTCGAACCCGCCGAATGGGCTCGGCAGGCCTGTGAGCTGGGGGCGGGCGAGCTGATCGTCACGGACATGGCCCGCGAAGGTGAGATGGGCGGCTACAACCTTGACCTGGTGCGTTGCGTCGCGGACGCGGTGCCGGTTCCGGTGATCGCGCACGGCGGGGCTGGCAGGGTCGAGCACTTCGCCGCTGCCCTGGACGCGGGGGCCGCCGCCGTCGCGGCCGGGTCGATGTTCACCTTCTACGGCCCGCACCGGGCGGTTCTGATCACCTACCCGACGGAGCAGGAACTGGATGCCGTCCTGCCGCAGATCAACGACTGA
- a CDS encoding methionine/alanine import family NSS transporter small subunit, with product MSMPAIVMMIVAIAALWGGLVAATVNLFRRPDLSAQDDEISQGA from the coding sequence ATGAGCATGCCAGCCATCGTCATGATGATCGTCGCCATCGCCGCCCTGTGGGGTGGGCTGGTGGCGGCCACTGTGAATCTGTTCCGCCGCCCCGACCTGTCGGCCCAGGACGACGAGATCTCGCAGGGCGCGTGA